A genomic stretch from Vanrija pseudolonga chromosome 6, complete sequence includes:
- the ADK1 gene encoding Adenylate kinase — MANDKSSSELEYLKGLLTQLQTKISELEKGANAAVNDAVNSIVGQKESPKLILIGPPGAGKGTQAPAISEKYCVCHLATGDMLRSQVQRQTELGKAAKKIMDAGGLVSDDIMVNMIKSELENNKECANGFILDGFPRTVPQAEKLDGMLTAKGKKIDHAIELKIPDALLISRITGRLIHPASGRSYHREFNPPKKAMTDDITGEPLIQRSDDNAETLQKRLKTYHQQTGPVVDYYRKTGVWSPVDAAQSPKLVWGSISAILEGKK; from the exons ATGGCCAACGACAAGTCTTCTTCCGAGCTCGAGTACCTCAAGGGCCTCCTCACCCAG CTCCAGACCAAGATCTCGGAGCTCGAGAAGGGTGCCAacgccgccgtcaacgacGCCGTCAACTCGATCGTTGGCCAGAAGGAGTCGCCCAAGCTCATCCTCATTGGCCCCCCTGGTGCCG GCAAGGGCACTCAGGCTCCCGCCATCTCGGAGAAGTACTGCGTCTGCCACCTCGCGACCGGTGACATGCTCCGCTCGCAGGTCCAGCGCCAGACTGAGCTCGGCAAGGCTGCCAAGAAGATCATGGACGCCGGTGGCCTCGTCTCGGACGACATCATGGTCAACATGATCAAGTCTGAGCTCGAGAACAACAAGGAGTGCGCCAACGGCTTCATCCTCGACGGCTTCCCCCGTACCGTTCCTCAGGCTGAGAAGCTCGACGGCATGCTCActgccaagggcaagaagatTGACCACGCCATTGAGCTCAAGATccccgacgcgctcctcatcTCGCGTATCACTGGCCGTCTCATCCACCCCGCCTCGGGCCGCTCGTACCACCGCGAGT TCAACCCCCCCAAGAAGGCCATGACCGACGACATCACCGGCGAGCCCCTTATCCAGCGTtccgacgacaacgccgagACGCTCCAGAAGCGTCTCAAGACGTACCACCAGCAGACtggccccgtcgtcgactaCTACCGCAAGACGGGTGTCTGGTCCCCCGTCGACGCTGCCCAGTCGCCCAAGCTCGTCTGGGGCTCGATCTCGGCCatcctcgagggcaagaagtAA
- the ERG2 gene encoding C-8 sterol isomerase produces MSQKGSCTTSCASKWALYAAILAVLYGIGSYLQSINSSFYRMDPAGLNDVFQATLATARAAGQDQNATFLVETVIGGIEKQYPAVRFRNDFTDKSQWMFNNAGGAMGSMFIIHASITEYLIIFGTATGTEGHTGVHTADDYFHILKGQQLAYSPGALVAEEYNQGDVHWLPRGEVQQYSMPRESWALEYAQGWIPLMLPFGFADGILSTLDVWTLYKTAVITGRHMIGNLLAGKI; encoded by the exons ATGTCGCAAAAGGGCTCCTGCAccacgtcgtgcgcgtcCAAGTGGGCGCTGTACGCGGCGATCCTGGCCGTGCTGTACGGTATCGGCTCGTACCTGCAGTCGATCAAC TCGTCGTTCTACCGCATGGACCCGGCAGGCCTGAACGACGTGTTCCAGGCCACGCTGGCgactgcgcgcgccgcgggccaGGACCAGAACGCGACGTTCCTCGTCGAGACGGTCATTGGCGGCATTGAGAAGCAGTACCCCGCCGTCCGGTTCCGCAACGACTTTACCGACAAGTCGCAGTGGATGTTTAACAATGCCGGCGGTGCCATGGGCTCGATGTTTATCATCCACGCGAGCATTAccga ATACCTCATCATCTTcggcacggcgacgggcacCGAGGGCCACACGGGCGTGCACACTGCCGACGACTACTTCCACATCCTGAAGGGGCAGCAGCTGGCATACTCGCCGGGAGCGCTCGTGGCAGAGGAGTACAACCAGGGCGACGTGCACTGGCTCCCCCGGGGCGAGGTGCAGCAGTACAGCATGCCCCGCGAGTCGTGGGCGCTCGAGTATGCGCAGGGCTGGATCCCGCTCATGCTGCCGTTCGGGTTCGCCGACGGCATCCTCTCGACGCTCGACGTGTGGACGCTGTACAAGACGGCGGTTATCACCGGCCGCCACATGATTGGTAACCTGCTCGCGGGCAAGATCTAG
- the EXOSC8 gene encoding Exosome complex component RRP43, which translates to MATAAAVAQPTPDASTSAAGGASAAAVFKRLHPEQYLTRFLNEGYRPDGRRIGAWRDVSVNVGSIATANGSALVRMGETTMVCGVKAEIAEPTGAAPNDGFVVPNIDLPALCSPRFKPGPPPEEAQTFSNWLNDLVVSSRTLPPSSLVIAPGKAAWVIYIDVVCINYDGNAYDAAVLAVMAALKNTRLPKATFNEETLQTTCDASETYPLPLGRIPLTCSFGIFQSTYLLPDPTAFESDLLPTTMTIALDERGHGCGVRHEGLGGISGRSGAAVLDEAWEAAAAHVGELRAILDAQG; encoded by the exons AtggcaacagcagcagcggtggcccagcccacccccGACGCGTCAACATCCGCAGCGGGaggcgcctccgccgcggcagTCTTCAAGCGCCTCCACCCAGAACAGTACCTCACCCGCTTCCTCAACGAGGGATACCGGCCCGACGGGCGGCGTATCGGCGCCTGGCGCGACGTGAGCGTGAACGTTG GCTCCATCGCGACGGCCAACGGCTCGGCCCTCGTCCGCATGGGCGAGACGACAATGGTGTGCGGCGTCAAGGCTGAGATTGCCGAGccgaccggcgcggcgcccaACGACGGGTTTGTGG TGCCCAACATCGACCTGCCCGCGCTGTGCTCGCCACGTTTCAAgcccggcccgccgccggaAGAAGCGCAGACGTTCTCCAACTGGCtcaacgacctcgtcgtgtcGTCACGGacactgccgccgtcgtcgctggtcATTGCGCCCGGCAAGGCGGCGTGGGTGATCTACATTGATGTCGTGTGCATCAACTATGACGGAAACGCGTACGACGCGGCCGTGTTGGCTGTTATGGCTGCGCTGAAGAACA CCCGGTTGCCAAAGGCGACGTTCAACGAGGAGACATTGCAGACGACATGCGACGCGTCCGAGACGTACCCTCTGCCCCTGGGCCGCATCCCTCTCACGTGCTCGTTTGGCATCTTCCAGTC AACATATCTTCTCCCCGACCCTACCGCATTCGAAAGCGACCTGCTGCCAACGACCATGACGATTGCATTGGACGAGCGCGGACACGGCTGCGGAGTCCGTCACGAGGGCTTGGGCGGAATTTCCGGCCGGTCCGGGgctgccgtgctcgacgaggcatgggaggcagccgcggcgcatgtgggcgagctgcgagccATCCTCGATGCGCAGGGATGA
- the SPAC6G10.03c gene encoding putative cardiolipin-specific deacylase, mitochondrial: MATTTATATASFSEPPTRVPSPSHTPAAREIPTDFRSSLAAWWASSGYRDARIAEDRMLRRLSYYTPAPPEPSKSWFSWSGSHPQTDEKPFVPPIDPSTGFAATVRNVFIPTPDPALAPTVPDTNPDSRASSLKSGTSSHHHHHHKKHCHKNHQDYINTLEISRQDNADSKEAVVVLHGYAAAQGFFFRNWDPIARSAAATGRRTFFLDWLGMGLSSRPNPALLAAPSNAPVEQRVARAEHFFLSSLESWRASVGLEKMVLVGHSLGGYLATAYALRYPERVSSLILVSPVGIPRGELNLNGSPGPAPATKAKPAQEDADNVDEGIAGNPEALEAAVTGEDAHGEAKQWQQERENSAFRRGATKMFLWGWDKGLSPFSVLRGIGPWGPMLVGKYSSRRFASQSADDVRDLHSYIYGTSTLKGSGEFCISHILKPGAYARLPLIDRVDKLKIPVSFLYGDNDWMDLDGGRDAVKVLEKAGNAAGSFHVVPQAGHHLYLDNPEVTNGIIDRAIRTAPRSYEYTPAK; the protein is encoded by the exons ATGGCCACCACTACCGCTACTGCCACGGCCAGCTTCTccgagccgccgacgcgcgtgcCTTCCCCATCACacacgcccgcggcgcgcgagatCCCCACCGACTttcgctcgtcgctcgcggcaTGGTGGGCCTCGTCGGGCTACCGCGACGCTAGGATCGCCGAGGACCGCATGCTCCGCCGCCTGAGCTACTacacgcctgcgccgccagagccgtCCAAGTCGTGGTTCTCCTGGTCGGGCAGCCACCCCCAGACGGACGAGAAGCCGTTTGTGCCGCCCATCGACCCCAGCACTGGGTTCGCCGCGACCGTCCGCAACGTCTTCATCCCCACCCCGGACCCTGCGCTGGCACCCACCGTCCCAGACACCAACCCCgactcgcgcgcctcgtcgctcaagTCGGGCACCAGCagccaccatcaccaccaccacaagaAGCACTGCCACAAGAACCACCAGGACTACATCAACACGCTCGAGATCAGTCGCCAGGACAATGCCGACTCGAAGgaggctgtcgtcgtcctccacgGCTACGCCGCGGCCCAGGG ATTCTTCTTCCGTAACTGGGACCCCATCGCCcgctctgccgccgccactggccGCCGCACCTTCTTCCTCGACTGGCTCGGAATGGgcctgtcgtcgcgcccgaaccccgcgctccttgccgcTCCCTCCAACGCTcccgtcgagcagcgcgtcgcccgtgCTGAGCACTTCTtcctctcgtcgctcgagtcgtggcgcgcctcggtcggcctcgagaaGATGGTCCTCGTGGGCCACTCGCTCGGTGGCTACCTCGCGACGGCATACGCCCTCCGCTACCCCGAGCGCGTGAGCTCGCTCATTCTTGTCTCGCCCGTCGGTATCccccgcggcgagctcaacCTTAACGGCTCGCCCGGACCCGCACCCgccaccaaggccaagccggcgcaggaggacgccgacaacgtcgacgagggcatCGCCGGCAAccccgaggcgctcgaggccgccgtcacgggcgaggacgcacacggcgaggccaagcagtggcagcaggagcgcgaGAACTCGGCATTCCGCCGCGGAGCTACAAAGA TGTTCCTCTGGGGCTGGGACAAGGGCCTGTCGCCTTTCAGCGTCCTCCGCGGCATTGGACCATGGGGCCCGATGCTCGTCGGCAAGTACTCGTCGCGCCGTTTCGCGTCCCagtcggccgacgacgtgcgcgacctCCACTCGTACATCTACGGCACGAGCACGCTCAAGGGCTCGGGCGAGTTCTGCATCTCGCACATCCTCAAGCCTGGAGCATACGCCCGCCTTCCTCTGatcgaccgcgtcgacaagctcaagatCCCCGTGTCGTTCCTCTACGGTGACAATGACTGGAtggacctcgacggcggccgcgacgccgtcaaggtgctcgagaaggccggcAACGCCGCTGGCTCGTTCCACGTCGTGCCCCAGGCCGGCCACCACCTCTACCTCGACAACCCCGAGGTCACGAACGGTATCATTGACCGTGCCATCCGCACCGCCCCTCGCTCGTACGAGTACACACCGGCAAAGTAG
- the Cdk20 gene encoding Cyclin-dependent kinase 20: MASPSILARENLKVLAKGVQAVVVLVPAAEPQDPAATPRERAAARSVLKLVLGPENGVSASLRPHNPVKEVAALRKADHANVGSLPTAPLTRCQIIKLLDYSYDRKALEHIITLPLQALRLTEVLTASFAADERAYAAGSQPPQARVSLSLFVRTAQGLLSALAHLHAQGISHRDVKPANIMLSWGGEPVLKDFGTAWDEAGAGDDIDPDEQGGGKTAKGKPKTTAVGTGPYRAPELLFGPNDYDPRALDLWGAGATLAEFFRQTGPYPVEPDSGPDSSDEELGAAVAAVAALKIGRRPSPTDNERTPLFNAAYGDLGLAGSIFRILGTPTKDSWPTFDSLPDAHKMFFDERPAVPLASVLPGLNEEEEGDARADVVRVLGGLVRLEAAERTSAADALALLERTSLSPHAQDKAAAAFIDSLLDAEAVKFA, encoded by the exons ATGGCGTCCCCGTCAATACTGGCACGCGAGAACCTCAAGGTGCTGGCAAAGG GCGTCCAGGCCGTAGTGGTGCTCGTGCCGGCGGCAGAGCCGCAAGACCccgcagcgacgccgagagagcgcgctgccgcccgctCGGTGCTCAAGCTCGTCCTGGGGCCGGAGAACGGCGTCTCGGCCTCCCTGCGACCACACAACCCTGTCAAggaggtcgccgcgctgcgcaaGGCTGACCATGCCAACGTGGGTAGCTTGCCCACGGCTCCACTCACCCGCTGCCAGATCATCAAGCTCCTCGACTACAGCTACGACCGCAAGGCACTAGAGCACATCATCACGCTGCCATTACAGGCGCTGCGGCTGACCGAGGTGCTGACCGCCTCGtttgccgccgacgagcgggcgTACGCGGCGGGCTCGCAGCCGCCACAGGCACGAGTATCTCTCTCCCTCTTTGTACGGACCGCACAGGGACTGctctcggcgctggcgcaccTCCACGCCCAGGGCATCTCACATCGCGACGTCAAGCCCGCAAACATTATGCTCTCGTGGGGTGGCGAGCCTGTTCTCAAGGACTTTGGCACCGCATgggacgaggcgggcgcgggcgacgacatcgacccggacgagcagggcggcggcaagacggccaagggcaagccCAAGACGACGGCCGTCGGCACGGG CCCATACCGCGCCCCAGAGCTGCTGTTCGGCCCAAACGACTAcgacccgcgcgcgctcgacctgtggggcgcgggcgccacgctcgccgagttcTTCCGCCAGACAGGCCCGTACCCCGTCGAGCCGGACAGCGGGCCGGACagctcggacgaggagctcggtgcCGCCGTGGCTGCCGTTGCAGCGCTCAAGATCGGGCGCCGGCCCAGCCCGACGGACAACGAGCGCACACCGCTGTTCAATGCGGCCtacggcgacctcgggctcgcgggCAGCATATTCCGCATCCTGGGCACGCCGACAAAGGATTCGTGGCCT ACCTTTGACTCGCTGCCCGACGCGCACAAGATGTTCTTTGACGAGCGCCCCGCCGTGCCTCTTGCGTCGGTGCTCCCCGGCCTCaacgaggaagaagagggaGATGCCAGGGCAGACGTGGTGCGCGTGCTTGGCGGCTTggtccgcctcgaggccgccgagcggacaagtgcggccgacgcgctggcgctgtTGGAGCGCACCTCCCTCAGCCCACATGCCCAGGATAAGGCGGCTGCGGCTTTCATCGACTCGTtgctcgatgccgaggccgtcaagtTTGCCTAG
- the nse4 gene encoding Non-structural maintenance of chromosome0 element 4, whose translation MSEAGPSRRRHEAETQTQTQSATMNGTRKRRRKTLGDDVFARQDPEEVERMAQGYRDLQHTADDLKANIENTKVADLSRVIGESSKLFKNVKDTTLASADARLMATTAETAATLARRMKLSSSAFDVDLYLTRVQLQLGLNRPEVEDLDDDDDEDQRQRNRDRARRGRLGDWEKIGWMAAKLYRRVPGIEFMYGPLSVEHKKRPATKRAPRQALAAETRPEEIQTQRNGPAPKDITTANVRTVANALNEVDPDREGINFFRFVINPNSFSQTVENVFYASFLAKEQRLEIEVKNDGEIIARARDPPGDDTDHSEASNQAVIELDMATWEDAIEVFKIKDSIIPNREALQTQGASGRWTAY comes from the exons atgtccgaAGCAGGCCCATCACGCCGCAggcacgaggccgagacgcAGACACAGACCCAGTCGGCGACGATGAACGGCACgcgcaagcgccgccgcaagacgctcggcgacgacgtgtttGCGCGCCAGGATCCAGAGGAAGTCGAGCGCATGGCGCAGGGATACCGCGACCTGCAGCACACGGCTGATG ACCTCAAGGCGAACATTGAGAACACCAAGGTTGCCGACCTGAGCCGCGTGATCGGCGAGTCGTCCAAGCTGTTCAAGAATG TCAAGGACACGACGCTCGCGAGTGCAGACGCGCGCCTTATGGCAACGACTGCCGAGACGGCAGCCACGCTTGCACGGCGCATGAAGCTGAGCAGCTCGGCATTCGACGTCGACTTGTACCTCACTCG TGTACAGCTCCAACTCGGCCTCAACCGCCCCGAGGTTGAAGAcctcgacgatgacgacgacgaggaccagCGTCAGCGCAATCgcgatcgcgctcggcgaggaaggcTGGGCGACTGGGAGAAGATTGGCTGGATGGCGGCCAAGCTCTACCGCCGCGTGCCGGGCATCGAGTTCAT GTATGGCCCGCTGAGCGTCGAGCACAAGAAGCGGCCGGCGACGAAACGCGCCCCACGGCAGGCGTTGGCGGCAGAGACGCGCCCAGAGGAGATCCAGACCCAGCGTAACGGTCCAGCACCAAAAGACATCACCACAGCTAATGTGCGTACGGTCGCGAATGCGCTCAACGAGGTGGACCCCGATCGCGAGGGCATCAACTTTTTCCGCTTCGTCATCAACCCCAACAGCTTTTCGCAGACGGTCGAGAATGTGTTTTACGCGAGCTTCCTGGCCAAGGAGCAGCGTCTAGAGATTGAGGTGAAGAATGATGGCGAGATCATTGCTC gcGCTCGTGACCCGCCCGGGGACGACACGGACCACAGCGAGGCAAGCAACCAGGCGGTGATTGAGCTCGACATGGCCACGTGGGAGGACGCTATCGAGGTGTTCAAGATCAAGGACTCGATCATCCCCAaccgcgaggcgctgcagACACAGGGGGCGTCGGGGCGGTGGACGGCGTACTAG